A single window of Paenibacillus sp. SYP-B4298 DNA harbors:
- a CDS encoding NUDIX hydrolase: protein MEAKFCMLCGAPLENRSIGGSLRAACTSCSYVHWGNYSIGVGALVMREGKLLLVRRAQEPGKGKWTNPGGYIEQLEPIEQTIIREVREETQIETRVRSVIAVRDLPRPIHNIYLAFSMEYLSGEPVPDQTEVDAAGFYSLEEMAEMEVADFTRWLVEVALNQTKAGLLQDDASGHRFSGYGLFRV from the coding sequence ATGGAAGCCAAATTTTGCATGCTCTGCGGAGCACCATTAGAAAACCGCTCCATCGGCGGAAGCCTGCGTGCAGCCTGCACGTCCTGCAGCTATGTGCACTGGGGAAATTACAGCATTGGCGTCGGGGCGCTGGTCATGAGGGAGGGGAAGCTGCTGCTTGTACGCCGGGCGCAGGAGCCCGGCAAAGGGAAGTGGACCAATCCCGGCGGCTATATCGAGCAGTTGGAGCCGATCGAGCAGACGATCATCCGCGAGGTGCGGGAGGAGACGCAGATTGAGACTCGTGTGCGCAGCGTCATCGCTGTGCGCGATCTGCCGCGCCCTATTCACAATATCTATCTGGCCTTTTCCATGGAATACTTGTCGGGCGAGCCTGTGCCGGATCAGACGGAGGTCGATGCTGCCGGCTTCTACAGCCTGGAGGAGATGGCGGAGATGGAGGTGGCCGACTTCACCCGATGGTTGGTAGAGGTCGCACTGAACCAGACGAAGGCCGGATTGCTTCAGGACGATGCGTCAGGACATCGCTTCTCGGGCTATGGCCTGTTCCGCGTGTAA
- a CDS encoding carbohydrate ABC transporter permease produces the protein MPARQTSVRTNTGRLGRSVLYVVLTVGAALQLIPLVWLLFFSLKNNQEVFNMPPLSLPTQPRWENYANVWSQGNIDRYFINSVLVTVIAALLTILLASLATFAITRMRWRLSSLVLGLFMIGLMIPVHSTLIPLFSLFEKLKLVDSLLSIMLTYTAFNLPITMMILLGFYYALPGEVEEAAVMDGCSVHRMFLQIVLPMTVPVIVTAGIINMIYNWNEFIFVNTFISSDSLKTLTVGVQNFVGQYTTDWGAIGATLMISILPILTIFLVLSNKIVEGIAAGSVKG, from the coding sequence CTGCCCGCCAGACAGACGAGTGTCCGCACGAATACGGGGCGGCTGGGGCGCAGCGTGCTGTACGTCGTGCTTACTGTGGGAGCAGCACTCCAATTAATCCCGCTCGTCTGGCTGCTCTTCTTCTCACTGAAGAACAATCAGGAGGTATTCAACATGCCTCCCCTCTCCCTGCCGACACAGCCGCGCTGGGAGAACTATGCCAATGTATGGTCGCAAGGCAATATTGATCGATATTTCATCAACAGCGTGCTGGTGACCGTCATAGCGGCGCTGCTGACGATCCTGCTGGCCAGCCTCGCAACATTTGCCATCACGCGGATGCGGTGGCGGCTGTCCAGCCTCGTGCTCGGGCTATTCATGATCGGGCTGATGATTCCAGTACACTCGACACTAATTCCGCTGTTCAGCCTCTTCGAGAAGCTGAAGCTGGTGGACTCGCTGCTCAGCATCATGCTAACGTATACGGCCTTCAATCTGCCGATTACGATGATGATTCTGCTTGGCTTTTACTATGCATTGCCTGGCGAGGTGGAGGAGGCGGCGGTTATGGACGGCTGCTCGGTGCATCGCATGTTCCTGCAGATTGTGCTGCCGATGACCGTACCCGTGATTGTGACCGCCGGAATCATTAATATGATCTACAACTGGAATGAGTTCATCTTCGTTAACACCTTCATCAGCTCGGACAGCTTGAAGACGTTAACGGTCGGGGTGCAAAACTTCGTCGGCCAGTATACAACCGACTGGGGAGCGATCGGGGCTACACTCATGATCAGCATCCTGCCGATCCTGACGATCTTCCTGGTGCTCAGCAACAAGATTGTCGAGGGTATCGCAGCAGGATCGGTCAAGGGCTAG
- a CDS encoding carbohydrate ABC transporter permease, translating into MNKVMSNRFIIALYTLPALLLIVALIYFPIVLTGYYGLMDWDAVSSMVFIGLDNYVALLSDSAFGSSVFHSFLFALLSTLCLALYMLVALVLAGKVKGANLFRKIYLIPMLLSSVAIAQLWLKIYHPTNGMLNNFLISIGFEDPPAWLSEPKLVLWALFIPILWQYAGFYILIYYAALKNIPESLIEAARIDGAGAWQIALRIKLPLITEVVKVTIVLAVVGSLKYFDLIYVMTDGGPNGASEVMASYMYHKAFRGFDFGYASAIGFFLLIICMVATWAIRKATASKETIQYS; encoded by the coding sequence ATGAACAAAGTCATGTCGAACCGATTCATTATCGCACTCTATACTCTGCCGGCCTTGCTGCTCATTGTGGCGCTGATCTATTTTCCGATTGTGCTAACCGGCTATTATGGCCTGATGGACTGGGACGCCGTCAGCAGCATGGTCTTCATCGGACTCGATAACTATGTTGCCTTGCTCTCGGACAGCGCCTTCGGCAGCAGTGTATTCCATTCCTTCCTGTTCGCCCTGCTGTCCACCCTATGTCTGGCGCTCTACATGCTCGTTGCGCTGGTGCTGGCAGGGAAGGTGAAGGGAGCTAACCTGTTTCGCAAAATTTATCTGATTCCCATGCTGCTGTCCTCGGTCGCCATCGCCCAGCTCTGGCTGAAGATCTACCATCCGACCAACGGCATGCTGAACAATTTTCTGATCTCGATCGGCTTTGAGGACCCGCCGGCATGGCTGTCTGAGCCCAAGCTTGTGCTATGGGCGCTGTTCATCCCCATACTGTGGCAATATGCCGGGTTCTACATTCTGATCTACTACGCAGCACTCAAAAATATTCCCGAGTCGCTGATTGAGGCGGCGCGAATCGACGGCGCCGGGGCATGGCAGATCGCGCTGCGCATCAAGCTGCCGCTCATCACCGAGGTCGTCAAGGTGACGATCGTGCTGGCTGTTGTCGGATCGCTCAAATATTTTGACCTGATCTATGTCATGACAGACGGCGGCCCGAACGGAGCCAGTGAGGTAATGGCATCCTACATGTATCATAAGGCATTCCGCGGCTTCGACTTCGGGTATGCAAGTGCCATCGGCTTCTTCCTGCTTATTATCTGCATGGTGGCCACCTGGGCGATTCGCAAGGCGACCGCCTCCAAAGAGACCATCCAATATTCCTGA
- a CDS encoding extracellular solute-binding protein: protein MTRRTWAISLMIVALTATALGCSGNSGSSGPGPGKQDTAGGTNSTTPAAEGGTNSPKEGESIKIKMMHLWPDGSNSAQNKLAKQIITDYENANPNVKIETEVLENEQYKNKLKVLSASNKLPDIGFTWAAGFLEPYVKGNKFAPLNDLLENELKDQFVAGTTEAYAMDGKTYALPVELNIVPVYYNKEIFAKHNLQPPQTYDELMQVISTLNANKVTPIALGSKDAWTGSFWYMYLADRIGGPDVQDQAVAASSFSDPSLLAAAQAAQELVKSNAFIKGYNGLSNDEAKSEFMNEKAAMYAMGTWEVPNFTTNPDIPQEFKDKVGFFKFPTYEGGKGNVNDWVGGPGVGLFVSEDSKVKEEAKKFVSYFVKQWGELSVTEAGIIPATKVDTSSINLPPMFIDLLNELNSANKVILYLDVQMKPVASEEHHNLVQALLGNAITPEEFIRKQEEVLKAGK, encoded by the coding sequence ATGACAAGAAGAACATGGGCAATATCCTTGATGATTGTAGCACTGACGGCCACAGCTCTAGGCTGTAGCGGCAACAGTGGCTCCAGCGGTCCAGGACCGGGCAAGCAAGATACCGCGGGCGGGACGAATAGCACGACACCGGCTGCCGAGGGGGGGACGAATAGCCCCAAGGAGGGCGAGAGCATCAAAATCAAGATGATGCATCTGTGGCCAGACGGCAGCAACTCGGCTCAGAACAAGCTGGCCAAACAGATTATCACAGATTATGAGAACGCCAACCCGAACGTCAAGATCGAGACCGAGGTGCTGGAGAACGAGCAATACAAAAACAAGCTCAAGGTGCTATCCGCCTCTAACAAGCTGCCGGATATCGGCTTTACCTGGGCAGCCGGCTTCCTGGAGCCATATGTGAAGGGCAATAAGTTCGCACCGCTCAATGATCTGCTGGAGAACGAGCTGAAGGATCAGTTCGTAGCCGGTACAACCGAGGCCTACGCGATGGACGGCAAAACCTATGCATTGCCTGTGGAGCTGAATATCGTCCCTGTCTATTACAACAAGGAGATTTTCGCCAAGCATAATCTGCAGCCGCCGCAAACCTATGATGAGCTGATGCAGGTCATCAGCACGCTGAATGCGAATAAGGTGACACCGATTGCGCTCGGCTCCAAGGATGCGTGGACAGGCTCCTTCTGGTACATGTATCTGGCCGATCGGATCGGCGGACCAGATGTGCAGGATCAAGCCGTCGCTGCGAGCAGCTTCAGTGATCCTAGCCTGCTGGCTGCCGCTCAGGCGGCTCAGGAGCTCGTGAAGAGCAATGCCTTCATCAAGGGCTATAACGGCCTGTCCAACGATGAAGCCAAGTCGGAGTTCATGAATGAAAAAGCGGCGATGTATGCTATGGGAACATGGGAAGTACCGAACTTTACAACCAACCCGGATATTCCGCAGGAATTCAAGGATAAGGTGGGCTTCTTCAAATTCCCGACCTATGAGGGCGGCAAGGGCAATGTGAACGATTGGGTAGGCGGCCCTGGCGTCGGATTATTCGTCTCCGAGGATTCCAAGGTGAAGGAAGAAGCTAAGAAGTTCGTCAGCTACTTTGTGAAGCAATGGGGCGAGCTGTCCGTCACTGAAGCTGGCATCATCCCGGCCACCAAGGTGGACACCTCGTCCATCAACCTGCCGCCGATGTTCATCGATCTGCTGAACGAACTGAACAGTGCGAATAAGGTCATCCTCTATCTGGATGTACAGATGAAGCCTGTCGCTTCGGAGGAGCATCATAACCTGGTGCAGGCGCTGCTAGGAAACGCCATCACACCAGAGGAGTTCATTCGCAAGCAAGAGGAAGTGCTGAAGGCCGGCAAATAG
- a CDS encoding response regulator, which yields MHATKTILIVDDEPRTRRGLKNMLEAWSGGRCNFRTAENGQEGLEIMKRESVHLLITDIRMPEISGLALARAVADQALPVQPSVILISGYAEFEYAQQAIVLRVVNYLLKPVSKEKLIAAVEQALQATEERNRTVRLQHIADLKLLHHSETTSPLSEPVREALDYMAQHLSEPFGLREVAEHVHLNPSYFSVLFKEQLQMTFSEYTTRMRLQKAKELLLQTNLPVTEVAERVGYQTAKYFSKLFKEYEGHSPGLYRHEVWSQKPEV from the coding sequence ATGCATGCGACAAAGACGATCCTGATCGTTGATGATGAGCCGCGTACACGGCGCGGGCTGAAAAATATGCTGGAGGCCTGGAGCGGAGGGCGCTGCAACTTCCGCACCGCTGAGAACGGGCAGGAGGGGCTGGAGATTATGAAGCGCGAGTCGGTACACCTGCTCATTACCGATATTCGCATGCCGGAGATTAGCGGGCTGGCGCTGGCCCGCGCAGTTGCCGACCAGGCGCTGCCTGTTCAGCCCTCGGTCATCCTCATCTCCGGCTATGCTGAATTCGAATACGCCCAGCAAGCGATTGTGCTGCGCGTTGTGAACTATCTGCTCAAGCCGGTGAGCAAGGAGAAGCTGATCGCGGCAGTCGAGCAGGCGCTGCAGGCGACAGAGGAGCGCAATCGTACCGTCAGACTGCAGCATATCGCAGACCTGAAGCTGCTGCACCACAGCGAGACGACCTCCCCCCTCAGTGAGCCGGTCAGAGAAGCGCTCGACTACATGGCACAGCATCTAAGCGAGCCGTTCGGGCTGCGCGAGGTCGCCGAGCATGTCCATCTCAACCCGAGCTACTTCAGCGTCTTGTTCAAGGAGCAACTGCAGATGACGTTCAGCGAGTATACGACTCGGATGAGGCTGCAGAAGGCCAAGGAGCTGCTGCTCCAGACGAATCTGCCGGTGACGGAGGTAGCCGAGCGGGTCGGATACCAGACCGCCAAATACTTCAGCAAGCTGTTCAAGGAGTATGAGGGGCACAGCCCCGGCCTGTACCGACACGAGGTCTGGAGTCAGAAGCCCGAGGTCTGA
- a CDS encoding cache domain-containing sensor histidine kinase translates to MRLSRHRFNTLRNQMLFGFLFVMLIILSLVGMITFDSVSRLLQDNTEKHVQQTAIQASGRLEAVLTQIDSLTTQVATSAYVQQVLLNEYNGKMATFSERQALVSSVKLVQAYAEGVQSVELYNDQGKRLFPLDGDGLLSRVSSPWVDTARNSRGRIVWIGLDPSDPESVLSIRSISLIDHWFEPGGFLLVRMKRDIFNISHAAGGEGSPETMLLAGRNNSLIATSDPTFTNAKLIELMNAKGPVVTLGGKQYMQVRQQSEVTGWTLLLLTPIHEITGGISVLRTAILVSAGIGTILFALLSFALSTLITRPIFKLIKTMRSARLGGLKPVSHISSTIEINELHYSYNQMVEHMNNLIELVYEKELLQTRTEFKALQAQIHPHFLFNTLEALYWSLQEKGEESLAEYVVKMADLFRYTISTPGQGEWVTLSEELQHIERYLDIMKLRFDDRIAWRLDVPPDCSSIRLPKLLVQPLVENAVLHGLERKLGAGFIAVTARRDDDLLHITVEDDGGGMTEERLRSIVSALHSSSALSPASSGAGMGLLNIQQRVLLHFGQGKPEAVAGLRLAARVGGGTIATLAIPLTSKGVKQHACDKDDPDR, encoded by the coding sequence ATGCGGCTCAGCAGACATCGCTTCAACACACTGCGCAATCAGATGCTATTCGGCTTTCTGTTTGTGATGCTGATCATTTTATCTCTGGTCGGCATGATCACGTTCGATTCCGTATCCCGCCTGTTGCAGGACAATACAGAGAAGCATGTGCAGCAGACGGCGATTCAGGCCAGCGGCAGACTCGAAGCGGTGCTGACACAGATCGATTCGCTCACGACACAGGTCGCCACGAGCGCCTATGTTCAGCAGGTGCTTCTCAATGAGTATAACGGCAAGATGGCAACCTTCTCCGAGCGTCAGGCTCTTGTCTCCAGCGTCAAGCTGGTGCAGGCCTACGCGGAGGGCGTACAGTCGGTGGAGCTATACAATGACCAGGGCAAGCGCCTCTTTCCGCTGGACGGTGACGGGCTGCTCAGTCGCGTCAGCAGTCCCTGGGTCGATACGGCGCGCAACAGCCGCGGGCGCATCGTCTGGATCGGACTCGATCCGAGCGACCCGGAGTCTGTGCTGTCCATCCGCAGCATCAGCTTGATCGATCACTGGTTCGAGCCGGGCGGGTTCCTGCTGGTGCGAATGAAACGGGACATCTTCAATATCAGCCATGCGGCTGGCGGCGAGGGCAGCCCGGAGACGATGCTTCTTGCCGGGCGCAATAACAGCCTGATTGCCACCAGCGATCCCACCTTCACCAATGCCAAGCTAATTGAACTGATGAACGCCAAGGGACCAGTCGTAACGCTGGGAGGCAAACAGTATATGCAGGTTAGACAGCAATCTGAGGTCACCGGCTGGACGTTGCTGCTGCTTACGCCAATCCATGAGATTACAGGCGGCATCTCGGTGCTGCGCACAGCGATCCTAGTATCGGCTGGCATCGGAACCATACTGTTCGCCTTATTGTCTTTTGCGCTATCTACCCTGATAACACGCCCGATCTTCAAGCTTATCAAGACGATGCGCAGCGCACGCCTGGGCGGTCTCAAGCCTGTATCACACATCTCCTCCACGATCGAGATTAATGAGCTGCACTACTCCTACAACCAGATGGTCGAGCACATGAACAATCTGATCGAGCTGGTCTACGAGAAGGAGCTGCTGCAGACGCGGACGGAGTTTAAGGCGCTGCAAGCGCAGATTCACCCGCATTTTCTATTCAACACACTGGAGGCGCTCTATTGGTCGCTACAGGAGAAGGGAGAGGAGAGCTTGGCGGAATACGTCGTCAAGATGGCGGATCTGTTCCGCTATACAATCTCCACTCCCGGTCAGGGAGAATGGGTGACGCTTAGCGAGGAGCTCCAGCATATCGAGCGCTACCTGGATATTATGAAGCTCCGGTTCGATGACCGGATCGCCTGGCGGCTGGATGTCCCTCCAGATTGCAGCAGCATCCGCCTCCCCAAGCTGCTCGTTCAGCCTCTGGTGGAGAATGCTGTTCTCCACGGGCTGGAGCGCAAGCTCGGCGCCGGGTTCATCGCGGTTACCGCACGTCGGGACGATGACCTGCTCCATATCACCGTTGAGGATGACGGCGGTGGCATGACAGAGGAACGGCTGCGAAGCATCGTCTCGGCACTGCATAGCAGCTCAGCCCTCTCCCCCGCTTCCTCGGGGGCGGGCATGGGATTATTGAATATTCAGCAGCGGGTGCTGCTGCATTTCGGCCAGGGCAAGCCGGAAGCTGTAGCTGGCTTGCGACTTGCCGCACGAGTTGGCGGCGGCACGATCGCAACCCTAGCCATACCATTAACCAGTAAAGGAGTGAAGCAGCATGCATGCGACAAAGACGATCCTGATCGTTGA
- a CDS encoding catalase — MNRLTTNHGMPIGNNQSSRTAGQRGPTLLEDYQLLEKLAHFDRERVPERVVHARGAGAHGIFTVAHSMKRYTKAHFLQEEGRETPVFVRFSTVVHGQHSPETLRDPRGFAVKFYTEEGNYDFVGNNLPVFFIRDAMKFPDMVHSLKPDPRTNIQHPDRYWDFMSLTPESTNMLLHLFSDEGIPANYRQMRGSSVHAFKWINAYGNRVYTKLRWVPKQGVNNLSAAEAAQIQGQDFNHASRDLYEAIERGDYPQWELYVQVLDPADMDSFDFDPLDPTKDWFEEDVPYQLVGTMTLNRNPDNVFAETESSGFNPGVVVPGIEPSEDKLLQGRLFSYSDTQRYRIGPNYLQLPINCPFAQVSNNQRDGAMPIRQQNEHINYEPNRYTHTPKEDAAYEDIGYPVHGQAERRTLAKTNDFGQAGQVWRRYTAAEQEAVVNNLSADLEPVAEQTKLLAICNFYRADAELGQRLADRLQLDISRYVQR, encoded by the coding sequence ATGAATCGCTTGACCACTAACCATGGCATGCCGATCGGCAACAACCAGAGCTCTCGCACAGCAGGTCAGAGAGGGCCCACCTTGCTGGAGGATTATCAACTGCTGGAGAAGCTGGCTCATTTTGACCGGGAGCGTGTCCCGGAGCGGGTCGTTCATGCGCGCGGGGCAGGCGCTCACGGTATCTTCACAGTCGCTCACAGCATGAAGCGGTATACCAAGGCGCATTTCCTGCAGGAGGAGGGGCGGGAGACACCGGTATTTGTCCGATTCTCGACGGTCGTGCACGGTCAGCATTCGCCAGAGACGCTGCGCGACCCGCGCGGCTTCGCAGTGAAATTCTATACTGAGGAGGGCAACTACGACTTTGTAGGCAATAACCTGCCGGTCTTCTTCATACGCGATGCGATGAAGTTTCCGGATATGGTGCATTCGCTCAAGCCCGATCCTCGCACCAATATTCAACATCCTGACCGCTACTGGGACTTCATGTCGCTGACGCCCGAATCAACAAATATGCTGTTGCATCTGTTCTCGGATGAGGGGATACCGGCGAACTATCGCCAGATGCGCGGCTCCAGCGTTCATGCATTCAAGTGGATCAATGCTTATGGCAACAGGGTGTATACGAAGCTTAGATGGGTGCCGAAGCAGGGGGTTAACAATCTGTCTGCTGCGGAGGCGGCACAGATTCAGGGACAGGACTTCAACCATGCCAGCCGTGATCTGTATGAGGCCATCGAGCGCGGGGATTATCCACAGTGGGAGCTGTATGTGCAGGTGCTTGACCCGGCCGATATGGACAGCTTTGATTTTGATCCGCTCGATCCGACCAAGGATTGGTTCGAGGAGGATGTTCCTTACCAGCTCGTTGGCACGATGACCTTGAACCGCAACCCGGATAACGTCTTCGCAGAGACGGAGTCGTCAGGCTTTAATCCCGGTGTTGTCGTGCCTGGCATCGAGCCGTCGGAGGACAAGCTGCTGCAGGGACGGCTGTTCTCTTACTCGGATACGCAGCGCTACCGGATCGGGCCGAACTACTTGCAACTGCCGATTAATTGCCCGTTCGCCCAGGTCAGCAACAACCAGCGCGATGGCGCCATGCCGATACGGCAGCAGAACGAGCATATTAATTATGAGCCGAACCGCTACACGCATACGCCTAAGGAAGATGCTGCTTATGAGGACATAGGCTATCCGGTGCACGGGCAGGCGGAGCGGCGCACGCTCGCCAAGACCAATGACTTTGGACAGGCAGGTCAGGTATGGCGCCGTTATACGGCTGCGGAGCAGGAGGCGGTCGTGAATAATCTGTCCGCCGATCTGGAGCCGGTGGCAGAGCAGACGAAGCTGCTTGCCATCTGCAATTTCTATCGTGCAGATGCCGAGCTGGGACAGCGGCTGGCGGATCGACTGCAGCTCGATATTTCACGGTACGTGCAGCGATAG